The proteins below come from a single Microbacterium sp. SLBN-154 genomic window:
- the rpmD gene encoding 50S ribosomal protein L30 yields the protein MAARLKVTQIKSKVSEKQNQRDTLRSLGLKRIGDTVVRPDDAQTRGYVRTVAHLVKVEEID from the coding sequence ATGGCTGCGCGTCTGAAGGTGACGCAGATCAAGTCCAAGGTGAGCGAGAAGCAGAATCAGCGCGACACCCTCCGGAGCCTGGGTCTCAAGCGGATCGGCGACACCGTCGTCCGTCCCGATGACGCCCAGACCCGCGGGTACGTGCGCACTGTCGCCCACCTCGTGAAGGTTGAGGAGATCGACTGA
- the rplO gene encoding 50S ribosomal protein L15, which translates to MAEKKEETAEAVESAPKKTTARKTAPKKETAAKSAPKKDAPASRPGVLKVHHLRPVPGAHTAKTRVGRGEGSKGKTAGRGTKGTKARYQVKVGFEGGQMPLHMRTPKLRGFKNPFRVEYQVVNLDKLAELYPQGGDVTIGDLVAKGAVRKNEKVKVLGTGDISVALNVSVDKVSGSAEQKIVAAGGSVSAGESAGTAQ; encoded by the coding sequence ATGGCGGAGAAGAAGGAAGAGACGGCCGAGGCCGTCGAGTCCGCGCCGAAGAAGACCACGGCGCGCAAGACTGCGCCCAAGAAGGAGACCGCTGCGAAGAGCGCACCGAAGAAGGATGCCCCGGCTTCGCGCCCGGGCGTGCTCAAGGTGCACCACCTCCGCCCGGTCCCCGGTGCTCACACCGCCAAGACCCGCGTGGGTCGCGGTGAGGGTTCGAAGGGTAAGACGGCCGGTCGCGGTACCAAGGGAACCAAGGCCCGCTACCAGGTCAAGGTCGGCTTCGAGGGTGGGCAGATGCCCCTCCACATGCGTACGCCGAAGCTGCGCGGGTTCAAGAACCCGTTCCGCGTCGAGTACCAGGTGGTCAACCTCGACAAGCTCGCCGAGCTGTACCCGCAGGGCGGCGACGTGACCATCGGCGATTTGGTCGCCAAGGGCGCGGTGCGCAAGAACGAGAAGGTCAAGGTGCTCGGCACCGGCGACATCTCGGTCGCGCTCAACGTCTCGGTCGACAAGGTGTCGGGCTCGGCTGAGCAGAAGATCGTCGCCGCGGGCGGCTCGGTCTCCGCCGGCGAGTCGGCGGGCACCGCCCAGTAA
- the secY gene encoding preprotein translocase subunit SecY encodes MFSAIARVFRTPDLRRKIAFTLAIIALYRLGAHVPAPFVDFPNVQSCLRDSAGTEGLLSLVNLFSGGALLQLSIFALGVMPYITATIIVQLLRVVIPHFEALYKEGQAGQARLTQYTRYLTIALALLQSTTLVTVARSGQLFGITGIPECEQLLTNDVWWAQLLMIITMTAGTGLIMWFAELVTERGIGNGMSLLIFTSIAAAFPASMWAIAQSRGFEVFLLVLAVGMVVVALVVFVEQSQRRIPVQYAKRMVGRRTYGGTNTYIPIKVNMAGVVPVIFASSLLYIPALIAQFNQPQPGQEVPGWVAWIQQYLVSGDHPLYMALYFLLIVGFTYFYVAITFNPVDVADNMKKYGGFIPGIRAGRPTAEYLDYVLTRITLPGSIYLGLVALLPLFALALVGANQNFPFGGASILIIVGVGLETVKQIDAQLQQRHYEGLLR; translated from the coding sequence TTGTTCAGCGCCATCGCGCGTGTCTTCCGCACTCCGGATCTGCGGCGGAAGATCGCTTTCACCCTCGCCATCATCGCCCTGTACCGACTCGGTGCACACGTGCCGGCACCGTTCGTGGACTTCCCGAACGTGCAGTCCTGCCTGCGCGACAGCGCCGGGACCGAGGGCCTGCTGTCGCTCGTGAACCTGTTCTCGGGCGGTGCGCTGCTGCAGCTGTCCATCTTCGCGCTCGGTGTGATGCCGTACATCACGGCGACGATCATCGTGCAACTGCTGCGCGTGGTCATCCCGCACTTCGAGGCGCTGTACAAGGAGGGCCAGGCGGGTCAGGCCAGGCTCACCCAGTACACCCGCTACCTCACCATCGCGCTGGCGCTGCTGCAGTCGACCACCCTGGTGACCGTGGCCCGCAGCGGTCAGCTGTTCGGCATCACCGGCATCCCCGAGTGCGAGCAGCTGCTCACCAACGACGTGTGGTGGGCGCAGCTGCTGATGATCATCACGATGACCGCCGGCACCGGCCTCATCATGTGGTTCGCCGAGCTGGTCACCGAGCGCGGGATCGGCAACGGCATGTCGCTGCTGATCTTCACCTCGATCGCCGCCGCGTTCCCCGCCTCGATGTGGGCGATCGCGCAGTCGCGCGGCTTCGAGGTCTTCCTCCTCGTCCTCGCCGTCGGCATGGTCGTCGTCGCGCTGGTGGTGTTCGTCGAACAGTCGCAGCGGCGGATCCCGGTGCAGTACGCCAAGCGGATGGTCGGCCGGCGCACCTACGGCGGCACGAACACCTACATCCCGATCAAGGTCAACATGGCCGGTGTGGTGCCGGTCATCTTCGCCTCGTCGCTGCTGTACATCCCCGCGCTGATCGCGCAGTTCAACCAGCCGCAGCCGGGCCAGGAGGTTCCGGGCTGGGTGGCGTGGATCCAGCAGTACCTCGTCTCGGGCGATCACCCGCTGTACATGGCGCTGTACTTCCTGCTCATCGTCGGATTCACCTACTTCTACGTCGCGATCACCTTCAACCCGGTCGACGTCGCCGACAACATGAAGAAGTACGGCGGCTTCATCCCGGGCATCCGCGCCGGACGTCCGACGGCGGAGTACCTCGACTACGTGCTGACCCGCATCACGCTGCCGGGTTCGATCTACCTGGGCCTCGTCGCGCTCCTGCCGCTGTTCGCGCTGGCGCTGGTGGGCGCGAACCAGAACTTCCCGTTCGGCGGCGCCTCGATCCTCATCATCGTCGGTGTGGGTCTGGAGACCGTGAAGCAGATCGACGCGCAGCTGCAGCAGCGTCACTACGAAGGGCTTCTGCGCTGA
- a CDS encoding adenylate kinase encodes MARLLIVGPQGSGKGTQGVRIAEALGVPVVSTGDVFRANVAGGTELGVQVKEIIDAGQLVPDELTSAVVRDRLSKEDAASGFLLDGYPRNLPQVMHLDEFLGGREEELDAVIVLEVPREESIARLSKRAHEQGRADDTEAVIAQRLAIYESETAPIIGVYATRGIVDEIDGTGTVDEITERILAALRARGLGSPAAA; translated from the coding sequence ATGGCTCGTCTTCTCATCGTCGGCCCGCAGGGCTCGGGCAAGGGCACCCAGGGTGTCCGCATCGCCGAGGCGCTCGGCGTGCCGGTCGTCTCGACCGGCGACGTCTTCCGCGCGAACGTCGCGGGCGGCACCGAGCTCGGTGTGCAGGTCAAGGAGATCATCGACGCCGGGCAGCTCGTCCCCGACGAGCTCACGAGCGCCGTCGTGCGCGATCGGCTCTCGAAGGAGGATGCCGCGAGCGGCTTCCTCCTCGACGGATATCCGCGCAATCTTCCGCAGGTCATGCACCTCGACGAGTTCCTGGGCGGCCGCGAGGAGGAGCTCGACGCGGTCATCGTGCTCGAGGTGCCCCGCGAGGAGTCGATCGCGCGTCTGAGCAAGCGTGCGCACGAGCAGGGACGAGCCGACGACACCGAGGCCGTCATCGCGCAGCGCCTGGCGATCTACGAGAGCGAGACGGCGCCGATCATCGGCGTGTACGCCACGCGCGGCATCGTCGACGAGATCGACGGCACCGGCACGGTCGACGAGATCACCGAGCGCATCCTCGCCGCGCTCCGGGCCCGAGGGCTCGGGAGCCCCGCGGCCGCGTGA
- the map gene encoding type I methionyl aminopeptidase, translating to MGLRRSIYKTPAQLRAMVEPGLITADALAAVKALIAPGVTTLELDAAASDLIVSRGAKSNFQMVRGYRHTVCASVNEQVVHGIPGDRPLEPGDILSIDCGAEYKGWNGDSAFTVVLPDPTRPELVAEREQLSRVTEGSLWAGIAALASARHIADVGAAIEEYIRAHGEDYGILREYVGHGIGRKMHESPSVFNYRVDDPGPEVRPGLALAIEPMVVVGSDATFVEDDGWTVSTVDGSAGSHWEHSVAVHDEGVWVLTAPDGGAAGLAPFGVTPAPIR from the coding sequence GTGGGACTGCGCCGCTCGATCTACAAGACCCCCGCGCAGCTGCGGGCGATGGTCGAACCCGGCCTCATCACCGCCGACGCCCTCGCCGCGGTCAAGGCCCTCATCGCTCCCGGTGTCACGACGCTGGAGCTGGATGCCGCGGCATCCGATCTCATCGTCTCACGGGGGGCGAAATCCAACTTCCAGATGGTGCGCGGGTACCGCCACACCGTCTGCGCGTCGGTGAACGAGCAGGTGGTGCACGGGATCCCCGGTGACCGCCCGCTCGAGCCGGGCGACATCCTCTCGATCGACTGCGGCGCGGAGTACAAGGGCTGGAACGGCGACTCGGCGTTCACCGTCGTTCTGCCCGACCCGACGCGCCCCGAGCTCGTCGCCGAGCGGGAGCAGCTCTCGCGGGTGACGGAGGGGTCGCTGTGGGCCGGCATCGCGGCGCTCGCCTCCGCCCGCCACATCGCCGACGTCGGCGCCGCGATCGAGGAGTACATCCGGGCTCACGGCGAGGACTACGGCATCCTCCGCGAATACGTCGGACACGGCATCGGCCGGAAGATGCACGAGTCGCCGTCGGTGTTCAACTACCGCGTCGACGACCCGGGCCCCGAGGTGCGGCCCGGGCTCGCCCTCGCGATCGAGCCGATGGTGGTCGTGGGGTCGGATGCGACGTTCGTCGAGGACGACGGCTGGACCGTCTCGACCGTCGACGGCTCGGCCGGCTCACACTGGGAACATAGCGTCGCGGTGCATGATGAGGGAGTGTGGGTGCTCACCGCGCCCGACGGCGGCGCAGCCGGGCTCGCGCCGTTCGGCGTCACCCCGGCACCGATCCGGTAG
- a CDS encoding DsbA family protein produces MATATRKVNWFAILVSVAVVLALIVTAAIVVWSNDASDDAGPAPQAASINAETGAIEIGTGEQTLDTYIDFMCPICNQFEQAYGESVQQLVDDGTITLGIHPIAILDRYSQGTEYSTRAANAMYCVAETAPDSAVSYMQALYANQPAEGSSGLTDAQLIEIAGSVGAEGIDACVTEQRYSGFVSSMTEQTPIQPGQSGIATPTLAVNGQAIANDTIPAPADFASLFS; encoded by the coding sequence ATGGCAACCGCCACGCGCAAGGTCAACTGGTTCGCGATTCTCGTGAGTGTCGCCGTGGTTCTGGCACTCATCGTGACGGCGGCCATCGTGGTGTGGTCGAACGACGCGTCGGATGACGCGGGGCCGGCGCCCCAGGCGGCCTCGATTAACGCCGAGACCGGCGCCATCGAGATCGGGACGGGCGAGCAGACCCTCGACACCTACATCGACTTCATGTGCCCGATCTGCAATCAGTTCGAGCAGGCCTACGGCGAGTCGGTGCAACAGCTCGTCGATGACGGGACGATCACCCTCGGCATCCATCCGATCGCGATCCTCGACCGGTACTCCCAGGGCACCGAGTACTCCACGCGCGCGGCCAACGCGATGTACTGCGTCGCCGAGACGGCGCCCGATTCCGCGGTGTCGTACATGCAGGCGTTGTACGCCAACCAGCCGGCGGAGGGCTCGTCGGGACTGACGGACGCGCAGCTGATCGAGATCGCGGGGTCGGTCGGGGCCGAAGGCATCGACGCGTGCGTGACCGAGCAGCGCTACAGCGGATTCGTGTCATCGATGACGGAGCAGACGCCGATCCAGCCCGGCCAGTCGGGCATCGCCACCCCGACCCTCGCCGTGAACGGCCAGGCGATCGCCAACGACACCATTCCCGCGCCGGCGGACTTCGCCTCGCTCTTCTCCTGA
- the infA gene encoding translation initiation factor IF-1 — protein sequence MAKKDGVIEIEGVISEALPNAMFRVELTNGHKVLATISGKMRQNYIRIIPEDRVVVELSPYDLTRGRIVYRYR from the coding sequence ATGGCGAAGAAAGACGGTGTCATCGAGATCGAGGGTGTCATCTCCGAGGCGCTGCCGAACGCGATGTTCCGCGTGGAGCTCACCAACGGACACAAGGTGCTCGCCACGATCTCAGGCAAGATGCGGCAGAACTACATCCGCATCATTCCGGAGGACCGCGTGGTCGTGGAGCTCAGCCCCTACGACCTCACCCGCGGCCGGATCGTCTACCGCTACCGCTAG
- the rpmJ gene encoding 50S ribosomal protein L36, which translates to MKVNPSVKPICDHCKVIRRHGNVMVICKSNPRHKQRQG; encoded by the coding sequence ATGAAGGTCAACCCCTCCGTCAAGCCCATCTGCGATCACTGCAAGGTGATCCGCCGGCACGGCAACGTGATGGTGATCTGCAAGTCCAACCCGCGCCACAAGCAGCGCCAGGGCTGA
- the rpsM gene encoding 30S ribosomal protein S13, which translates to MARLAGVDIPRDKRVVIALTYIYGVGRTRSHAILAETQIDENIRVKDLSDDQLIALRDYIEANFKVEGDLRREVAADIRRKVEIGSYEGLRHRRGLPVRGQRTKTNARTRKGPKRTVAGKKKAR; encoded by the coding sequence ATGGCACGTCTTGCCGGCGTCGACATCCCGCGCGATAAGCGCGTGGTCATCGCCCTGACCTACATCTACGGCGTGGGCCGTACCCGTTCGCACGCGATCCTCGCTGAGACGCAGATCGACGAGAACATCCGCGTGAAGGACCTCAGCGATGACCAGCTCATCGCCCTCCGCGACTACATCGAGGCCAACTTCAAGGTCGAGGGTGACCTCCGCCGCGAGGTGGCCGCCGACATCCGCCGCAAGGTCGAGATCGGCTCCTACGAGGGCCTGCGTCACCGCCGCGGCCTCCCGGTGCGCGGACAGCGCACCAAGACCAACGCGCGCACCCGCAAGGGCCCGAAGCGCACCGTCGCCGGCAAGAAGAAGGCGCGCTGA
- the rpsK gene encoding 30S ribosomal protein S11 — protein MAQAKSAARKPRRKEKKNIAVGQAHIKSTFNNTIVSITDPSGAVISWASSGGVGFKGSRKSTPYAAGMAAESAARQAQEHGVKKVDVFVKGPGSGRETAIRSLTAAGLEVGSIQDVTPQAHNGCRPPKRRRV, from the coding sequence ATGGCACAGGCCAAGTCCGCCGCGCGCAAGCCGCGCCGCAAGGAGAAGAAGAACATCGCCGTGGGTCAGGCCCACATCAAGTCGACGTTCAACAACACCATCGTCTCGATCACCGACCCGTCGGGCGCTGTGATCAGCTGGGCGTCCTCGGGTGGTGTGGGCTTCAAGGGCTCGCGCAAGTCCACCCCCTACGCCGCCGGTATGGCCGCCGAGTCGGCCGCCCGCCAGGCGCAGGAGCACGGCGTCAAGAAGGTCGACGTCTTCGTGAAGGGTCCGGGCTCGGGTCGCGAGACCGCGATCCGTTCGCTGACGGCCGCCGGCCTCGAGGTCGGTTCGATCCAGGACGTCACCCCGCAGGCGCACAACGGGTGCCGCCCGCCCAAGCGTCGCCGCGTCTGA
- a CDS encoding DNA-directed RNA polymerase subunit alpha yields MLIAQRPTLTEEKIGEFRSRFVVEPLEPGFGYTIGNALRRSLLSSIPGAAVTSIRIDGVLHEFSTIPGVKEDVTEIILNIKQLVVSSERDEPITAYLRKTGAGEVTAADISAPAGVEVHNPELVIATLNDTARFELELTIERGRGYVSATQNRNEYAEAGQIPIDSIYSPVLKVSYRVEATRAGERTDFDKLVLDVESKPSIAPRDAVASAGRTLTELFGLARELNVEAEGIEIGPAPVETVLSNELSMPIEDLDLSVRSYNCLKREGINTVSELVALSETQLMNIRNFGQKSVDEVRDKLVSLGLSLKDSVPGFDGAHFYGGYDDETV; encoded by the coding sequence GTGCTCATCGCACAGCGTCCCACTCTGACCGAGGAGAAGATCGGGGAGTTCCGCAGCCGTTTCGTCGTCGAGCCGCTGGAGCCGGGCTTCGGCTACACCATCGGCAACGCGCTGCGTCGCAGCCTCCTGTCGTCGATCCCCGGCGCTGCCGTGACGTCGATCCGCATCGACGGCGTCCTCCACGAGTTCAGCACCATCCCCGGTGTGAAGGAGGATGTCACCGAGATCATCCTCAACATCAAGCAGCTGGTCGTCTCCAGCGAGCGCGACGAGCCCATCACCGCCTACCTGCGCAAGACCGGCGCCGGTGAGGTCACCGCCGCCGACATCTCCGCTCCCGCCGGCGTCGAGGTGCACAACCCCGAGCTGGTCATCGCGACCCTCAACGACACCGCGCGTTTCGAGCTCGAGCTGACCATCGAGCGTGGCCGTGGCTACGTCTCGGCGACGCAGAACCGCAACGAGTACGCCGAGGCCGGGCAGATCCCGATCGACTCGATCTACTCGCCCGTGCTGAAGGTGTCGTACCGCGTCGAGGCCACCCGTGCCGGTGAGCGCACCGACTTCGACAAGCTGGTGCTGGATGTCGAGTCCAAGCCGTCCATCGCCCCGCGCGACGCCGTCGCGTCGGCCGGTCGCACCCTGACCGAGCTGTTCGGCCTGGCTCGCGAGCTGAACGTCGAGGCCGAGGGCATCGAGATCGGCCCCGCGCCGGTCGAGACCGTCCTCTCCAACGAGCTGTCGATGCCGATCGAGGATCTCGATCTCTCGGTGCGCTCGTACAACTGCCTCAAGCGCGAGGGCATCAACACCGTCAGCGAGCTCGTCGCCCTCTCGGAGACGCAGCTGATGAACATCCGCAACTTCGGCCAGAAGTCGGTCGACGAGGTGCGCGACAAGCTCGTCTCGCTCGGCCTGTCGCTGAAGGACTCGGTCCCCGGGTTCGACGGCGCGCACTTCTACGGCGGCTACGACGACGAGACCGTCTGA
- the rplQ gene encoding 50S ribosomal protein L17, whose product MPKPTKGPRLGGGPAHERLLLANLAAALFTHKSIQTTETKAKRLRPLAERLITFAKRGDLHARRRVLSVIGDKEVVHVLFTEIAPLVADRPGGYTRITKIGNRKGDNAPMAVIELVLEPVTPKVKSSRSSTKAAPAVKPAADDAAAEETVAEDTTEEAPVEDSTADQSADAGSESPEEGAAAEQAAEDAVVEGDSTADANADKK is encoded by the coding sequence ATGCCCAAGCCCACGAAGGGTCCCCGCCTCGGAGGCGGCCCCGCCCACGAGCGCCTGCTGCTTGCGAACCTTGCCGCGGCCCTCTTCACCCACAAGTCGATCCAGACCACGGAGACCAAGGCCAAGCGCCTGCGTCCCCTGGCTGAGCGCCTCATCACCTTCGCCAAGCGCGGCGACCTGCACGCGCGTCGCCGGGTGCTGTCGGTGATCGGCGACAAGGAGGTCGTGCACGTCCTCTTCACCGAGATCGCGCCGCTGGTCGCCGACCGCCCGGGTGGCTACACCCGCATCACCAAGATCGGCAACCGCAAGGGTGACAACGCCCCCATGGCCGTCATCGAGCTCGTGCTCGAGCCGGTCACCCCGAAGGTGAAGAGCTCGCGCTCGTCGACCAAGGCGGCCCCGGCTGTCAAGCCCGCTGCGGATGACGCCGCCGCGGAGGAGACTGTCGCGGAGGACACCACCGAGGAGGCCCCCGTGGAAGACAGCACCGCTGACCAGAGCGCCGATGCCGGTTCGGAGTCGCCCGAAGAGGGTGCCGCCGCCGAGCAGGCCGCGGAGGACGCCGTGGTGGAGGGTGACTCCACCGCCGACGCCAACGCCGACAAGAAGTAA
- a CDS encoding acyltransferase family protein: MTLTAPTRLSSPSSPTADLPRRHAGLDGMRAVAVTLVVIYHLFPAMLPGGFIGVDVFFVISGFLITSLLLREHARNGRIALVGFWRRRARRLLPALALVVLVCSSAALLVGGDVLVRLGAQVLGAATFSYNWVSLAGDSGYFSAATPELFRNFWSLAVEEQFYVVWPLLLPLFLLLPRAWARAGAAVLLAAASAAWMALLVASALGTPGGDLTRVYFGTDTHAFGILLGVALAFATTRVLARPSASSRPRWTGPVGAAAISGLVLLSFLAPVDGVVTFPGALLAASLLAAAAIIAGVWPGSRFGAALDTQPLRWIGDRSYGIYLWHWPILVLLLAGLQGTGAEAGVPGSVGLTALVLTLVAAELSYRFVETPVRRHGFRGSLRRLGRAVRARAGARIGAVTAGAVAIALVAGTGAAVAAAPAVSSGQAMVDAGQRALAEIDAPAAPAPTPSPEATATAGAEGAPAASGSSAPAVPGVPSGASVPRPAPTPVTGDQISAVGDSVMLASAPALLERFPGIAVDAAVSRSAWAGPGILQQLADSGQLRPYVVLGLGTNGPVDRDALERMATIAGPERTLILVNAFAPRDWIPGVNAELADFAATHPRVFIADWSGAITPKPELLAGDQIHPDSGGGTVFADAVGQAVDRAEEHRALLAYEQELRAWRRAHFTVGREFE, translated from the coding sequence ATGACGCTCACCGCCCCCACACGTCTCAGCAGCCCCAGCTCGCCCACCGCCGATCTCCCGCGCCGTCATGCGGGATTGGACGGGATGCGAGCGGTCGCCGTGACGCTCGTGGTGATCTACCACCTCTTCCCCGCGATGCTTCCGGGCGGGTTCATCGGCGTCGACGTCTTCTTCGTCATCAGCGGGTTCCTCATCACCAGCCTGCTGCTGCGCGAGCACGCCCGGAACGGCCGGATCGCGCTCGTCGGCTTCTGGCGCCGACGGGCCCGGCGGCTCCTGCCGGCGCTCGCGCTGGTGGTGCTCGTGTGTTCCAGCGCGGCCCTCCTCGTCGGCGGCGACGTGCTCGTGCGCCTGGGGGCGCAGGTGCTAGGGGCGGCGACCTTCAGCTACAACTGGGTCTCGCTGGCCGGTGACAGCGGATACTTCTCCGCCGCCACCCCCGAACTGTTCCGCAACTTCTGGTCGCTCGCCGTCGAAGAGCAGTTCTACGTCGTCTGGCCCCTCCTGCTGCCGCTGTTCCTCCTCCTCCCCCGTGCGTGGGCGCGCGCCGGGGCGGCGGTGCTGCTGGCGGCGGCCTCGGCGGCATGGATGGCGCTGCTGGTGGCCTCCGCCCTCGGCACGCCCGGGGGCGACCTCACCCGCGTGTACTTCGGCACCGACACCCACGCCTTCGGCATCCTGCTGGGGGTGGCCCTGGCATTCGCCACGACGAGGGTGCTGGCGCGCCCGTCGGCGTCGTCGCGTCCGCGGTGGACCGGTCCGGTCGGCGCGGCGGCGATCTCGGGACTCGTGCTGCTGTCCTTCCTGGCACCGGTCGACGGGGTGGTGACCTTCCCCGGTGCGCTGCTGGCGGCAAGCCTCCTCGCCGCCGCGGCGATCATCGCCGGGGTCTGGCCGGGTTCCCGGTTCGGCGCGGCGCTCGACACCCAGCCGCTGCGGTGGATCGGCGACCGCTCGTACGGCATCTACCTCTGGCACTGGCCGATCCTCGTCCTGCTCCTCGCGGGGCTCCAGGGCACCGGCGCCGAGGCCGGGGTCCCCGGGAGCGTCGGCCTCACCGCCCTCGTGCTCACCCTCGTCGCCGCGGAGCTGTCGTACCGCTTCGTCGAGACGCCGGTGCGGCGGCACGGGTTCCGTGGATCGCTCCGCCGGCTCGGGAGGGCCGTGCGCGCCCGCGCGGGCGCGCGGATCGGAGCGGTGACCGCCGGCGCCGTCGCGATCGCACTCGTCGCCGGCACCGGTGCCGCGGTCGCCGCGGCACCGGCGGTGTCGTCGGGCCAGGCGATGGTGGATGCCGGTCAGCGGGCTCTCGCCGAGATCGACGCCCCCGCAGCGCCCGCTCCGACCCCGTCACCGGAGGCGACGGCGACGGCCGGCGCGGAGGGTGCCCCCGCGGCATCCGGATCCTCGGCTCCTGCCGTGCCGGGCGTCCCCTCCGGCGCCAGCGTGCCCCGTCCGGCCCCGACGCCCGTGACGGGGGATCAGATCTCGGCGGTCGGCGACTCGGTCATGCTCGCTTCGGCACCGGCGCTGCTCGAGCGCTTCCCCGGCATCGCCGTCGACGCGGCCGTGTCACGCTCGGCGTGGGCGGGCCCGGGCATTCTGCAGCAGCTCGCCGACAGCGGGCAGCTGCGCCCGTACGTGGTCCTGGGTCTCGGGACCAACGGTCCGGTCGATCGCGACGCCCTGGAGCGGATGGCGACGATCGCGGGGCCCGAGCGCACCCTCATCCTCGTCAACGCCTTCGCGCCGCGTGACTGGATCCCCGGCGTCAACGCCGAGCTGGCCGACTTCGCCGCGACGCACCCGCGCGTGTTCATCGCCGACTGGTCGGGGGCGATCACCCCGAAGCCCGAGCTGCTCGCCGGCGACCAGATCCACCCCGACTCGGGGGGCGGGACGGTCTTCGCCGACGCCGTCGGACAGGCCGTCGACCGCGCGGAGGAGCACCGCGCCCTCCTCGCCTACGAGCAGGAGCTGCGCGCCTGGCGGCGTGCGCACTTCACGGTCGGCCGCGAGTTCGAGTAG
- a CDS encoding tRNA pseudouridine synthase A gives MRIRLDLSYDGTHFRGWARQRGLRTVQGTLESALGRVLSGDPRVVVAGRTDAGVHATGQVAHLDLDPAQEERLAAARAPRAAANAGTTEVDPVAQLARRINGVLGAYADLAVRATTLAPAGFDARFSAVWRRYVYRIADRATGYDPLERHRTTSVRSHLDEERMDAAARSLVGLHDFAAYCKPREEATTIRTLLDFGWRRDADGVLIADVKADAFCHSMVRALVGGCVAVGEGRLEPGDLAAIRDRGGKVPEIHVLAARGLTLAEVGYPSDDLLAARAEQTRARRETD, from the coding sequence GTGCGCATCCGCCTCGATCTCTCCTACGACGGCACGCACTTCCGCGGGTGGGCCCGCCAGCGGGGCCTTCGGACCGTGCAGGGGACGCTGGAGTCCGCCCTCGGCCGCGTGCTGAGCGGCGACCCGCGCGTCGTGGTCGCCGGGCGCACCGACGCCGGCGTCCACGCCACAGGGCAGGTCGCCCACCTCGACCTCGACCCGGCGCAGGAGGAACGCCTGGCCGCCGCCCGCGCACCGCGCGCGGCAGCGAACGCGGGCACGACGGAGGTCGACCCCGTCGCCCAGCTCGCGCGTCGCATCAACGGGGTACTGGGTGCCTACGCCGATCTGGCGGTGCGGGCGACGACTCTCGCCCCCGCCGGGTTCGACGCCCGCTTCTCGGCGGTGTGGCGGCGCTACGTCTACCGCATCGCCGACCGCGCCACGGGGTACGACCCTCTCGAGCGCCACCGCACCACGAGCGTGCGGTCGCACCTCGATGAGGAGCGGATGGATGCCGCGGCGCGCTCGCTCGTCGGACTGCACGACTTCGCGGCCTACTGCAAGCCGCGCGAGGAGGCGACGACCATCCGCACCCTGCTCGACTTCGGCTGGCGCCGCGACGCCGACGGCGTGCTGATCGCCGACGTCAAGGCCGACGCGTTCTGCCACAGCATGGTGCGGGCCCTGGTCGGGGGGTGCGTCGCCGTGGGGGAGGGGCGCCTCGAGCCGGGGGACCTCGCCGCGATCCGCGATCGCGGTGGCAAGGTGCCTGAGATCCACGTCCTCGCCGCGCGCGGACTGACCCTCGCCGAGGTGGGCTACCCCTCCGACGACCTGCTCGCCGCCCGCGCCGAACAGACTCGGGCACGACGCGAAACGGACTGA